TGTCGGCAATTGGAGGAAACACTGCTGGTCCAGGTTAGTTTATGTATCTTGCCTTTCTTATCGGAGTTCATGGCTTGTAAGTTTCAGAATTTAAGAGTATTCCTGGTCTAACTTTCAGGGGATGCTGTTGTAAATGTTTATATTAACCATGAGAAGAAATTTGCTTTTGTGGAGATGAGGTCAGTTGAAGAGGCTAGCAATGCCATGGCATTGGATGGCATTATTTTTGAGGTAAGTAAACATTTTaaatcttttccaaaagtttCCTCTCCATCATTTTATCTATTTGGTTTCCCGTTATTCTAAATCTTTGAGCAGATAGTACTTTACTTGCAATTTGTGCATATATTTCTACAAGTCTTTACTCGTTTGTACTTGAATAAACCTCCCAGGGAGCGCCGGTTAAGGTGAGAAGGCCCAGTGATTACAATCCCTCATTAGCTGCTACTCTTGGTCCTAGCCAGCCCAATCCAAACCTGAACCTTGCTGCTGTTGGACTGACCCCTGGTTCTGCTGGTGGGCTTGAGGGCCCTGACCGTATTTTCGTGGGTGGTCTTCCCTATTATTTCACGGAAGGGCAGATCAGAGAGCTGCTAGAGTCTTTTGGGCCCCTTCGTGGTTTTGATCTGGTGAAAGACCGAGAGACTGGAAATTCCAAGGGCTATGCATTTTGTGTTTACCAGGATTTATCAGTGACTGATATTGCTTGTGCAGCACTTAATGGGATCAAGATGGGTGATAAAACCCTCACTGTTAGGCGTGCAAACCAGGGAGTTACACAACCTAAACCTGAGCAAGAAAGTGTTTTATTGCATGCACAGCAACAGATAGCTTTACAGGTAAAACTTTTTGTTTGCTTTCTTATTCATGGGTGACTATTTAAAATCATCTTAATAGTTGAAAGTCTTGAAAGTCTGTCGTTTTGAGGAACACGATTGGGATTATACTTATGGCTGATTAAAAGTGTGTATCGGGCACACACTTGCAGAAACTCATGCTACAACCTGGGACACTGGCCACAAAGGTTTTATGCCTGACACAAGTGGTTAGTGCAGACGAGCTAAGAGATGATGAGGACTATGCAGATATATTGGAAGACATGAGATTGGAATGTGGGAAATTTGGTATGTGCCTGAACCTTAAGCTCAATTGCTTTTTTCTTctacatcatttttttttgggaagggGGGTTGGTGCTGTTCTTGGGTATAGATACTTTTTGTGTTATACCTCTGTTTTGCGGTCCTTTTCTAGTACTACATTCTGCTTATCTGAAACGTTGATATGCTGAGAGAGGATTTTATTCTCTATCCCTTGCATTGGAATTTTTGGTTTGCCCCTTTCTCCTTTGTAGACTTgatgctaattttcttttttaaatttactTTCGCAGGTACTTTGGTGAACCTGGTTATCCCACGGCCAAGTCCCACTGGTGATCCAACACCAGGTGTTGGAAAGGTTAGTTGGAGCTGCATGCATCTCTTACATACAATTGTGGATTCATGTTAGATCGAGTCAATTTGAAATTGGGCTCTTTTTTTCGCCCTTTTCAGTCATAATGAAACATTCCCTTTTTCTGGTAGGTGTTTTTGGAGTATGCTGATGTCGAGAGTGCCAACAAAGCTCGTCAAGGATTGCATGGAAGAAGATTTGGTGGGAATCAAGTAGTTGCTGTGTTTTATCCAGAGAACAGGTTCTCTCAAGGTGATTATGATGGTTAAGCGGTGGCCGCTACTGGTTTTGAAGTTACCTTAGAGATGCTCAAGTACTGTTATAGGCTTGATACGTGCTATCCCATAACTCGTACAAAATTAGGAAGTGATACAAATATTATTGGTTTAAGCTTAGTACTCAGATTTATCTCTTGGATTTTAGGGTTGCATTTGTACTTGGATTTTTGGAATGATTATCGAACTTCGCTTTTGAGTCTTGAGTGTTACCTTGAGTCTTCGGTTTGGAATGTTGAGTTAggtttaaattttaattatggGTTTCTGCAACAGTAACTGAAATCACACAAGATTAGGTTCTTCCAAACGGCCAATATCGCTTTATTGGTAGGTTACCTGCGGAGAAACGTTTTTGGTTATAGAACAGATAGGTGGGATAGAAATGTAACAGCAAGTTAAACAAAGCGGTTAAATGAGACCATTTTTCTGTTTACATTTAATGAAATCATGTCCATCACTCTGAATTGTAATAACGATTTCAAGATAATGATCCGAGATGCATCTTATCTTAATCTAAATTGGGATTTGGCTGGTTATTGAGACTAGTGGAAAATTATGTTGAGATGCCGATTGAAGTTGGAATGTTTAATTGGAAAGGCAACCTGGGAAAAAACTCGATGAGTTCTGAATAGCTTGAAAAGGAGCAAGACGCTACATTCAAAACCTCGGAAAGCGGGATCGGTCATTTTCCTATTGGGAGTGTTTGGATACAAAacttattccaaataatatttcgcttgcatcataaacacattttccaacccacctttttatattcccaaccacctttttatttcacatacatcacatcacaaaaagtactacagtaattattccaaataatatttcaaat
This sequence is a window from Coffea eugenioides isolate CCC68of chromosome 7, Ceug_1.0, whole genome shotgun sequence. Protein-coding genes within it:
- the LOC113777572 gene encoding splicing factor U2af large subunit B isoform X7, with product MAPPTNPLMTGATSLPAFTGQVTGAAPAVPGVFPNMFSLPTGQLGALPVMPVQAMTQQATRHARRVYVGGLPPTANEQSVATFFSHVMSAIGGNTAGPGDAVVNVYINHEKKFAFVEMRSVEEASNAMALDGIIFEGAPVKVRRPSDYNPSLAATLGPSQPNPNLNLAAVGLTPGSAGGLEGPDRIFVGGLPYYFTEGQIRELLESFGPLRGFDLVKDRETGNSKGYAFCVYQDLSVTDIACAALNGIKMGDKTLTVRRANQGVTQPKPEQESVLLHAQQQIALQCVSGTHLQKLMLQPGTLATKVLCLTQVVSADELRDDEDYADILEDMRLECGKFGTLVNLVIPRPSPTGDPTPGVGKVFLEYADVESANKARQGLHGRRFGGNQVVAVFYPENRFSQGDYDG
- the LOC113777572 gene encoding splicing factor U2af large subunit B isoform X5 yields the protein MPDYEGNGGDDLENYGGSSPQPRINSHAGADDFSDSRSQQHSRDGDNRERGPSRSRDRDRERERGRDRDREGERSRDKDRDRERDRERDRDKDRDRHHRDRDRHRDRSERREREERTRDRDDDGDYHRSREYDRRRDFDRDREERQRHRSRSREGRSEHRSRSRSRSSSKSKRISGFDMAPPTNPLMTGATSLPGQVTGAAPAVPGVFPNMFSLPTGQLGALPVMPVQAMTQQATRHARRVYVGGLPPTANEQSVATFFSHVMSAIGGNTAGPGDAVVNVYINHEKKFAFVEMRSVEEASNAMALDGIIFEGAPVKVRRPSDYNPSLAATLGPSQPNPNLNLAAVGLTPGSAGGLEGPDRIFVGGLPYYFTEGQIRELLESFGPLRGFDLVKDRETGNSKGYAFCVYQDLSVTDIACAALNGIKMGDKTLTVRRANQGVTQPKPEQESVLLHAQQQIALQKLMLQPGTLATKVLCLTQVVSADELRDDEDYADILEDMRLECGKFGTLVNLVIPRPSPTGDPTPGVGKVFLEYADVESANKARQGLHGRRFGGNQVVAVFYPENRFSQGDYDG
- the LOC113777572 gene encoding splicing factor U2af large subunit B isoform X2; the encoded protein is MPDYEGNGGDDLENYGGSSPQPRINSHAGADDFSDSRSQHSRDGDNRERGPSRSRDRDRERERGRDRDREGERSRDKDRDRERDRERDRDKDRDRHHRDRDRHRDRSERREREERTRDRDDDGDYHRSREYDRRRDFDRDREERQRHRSRSREGRSEHRSRSRSRSSSKSKRISGFDMAPPTNPLMTGATSLPAFTGQVTGAAPAVPGVFPNMFSLPTGQLGALPVMPVQAMTQQATRHARRVYVGGLPPTANEQSVATFFSHVMSAIGGNTAGPGDAVVNVYINHEKKFAFVEMRSVEEASNAMALDGIIFEGAPVKVRRPSDYNPSLAATLGPSQPNPNLNLAAVGLTPGSAGGLEGPDRIFVGGLPYYFTEGQIRELLESFGPLRGFDLVKDRETGNSKGYAFCVYQDLSVTDIACAALNGIKMGDKTLTVRRANQGVTQPKPEQESVLLHAQQQIALQCVSGTHLQKLMLQPGTLATKVLCLTQVVSADELRDDEDYADILEDMRLECGKFGTLVNLVIPRPSPTGDPTPGVGKVFLEYADVESANKARQGLHGRRFGGNQVVAVFYPENRFSQGDYDG
- the LOC113777572 gene encoding splicing factor U2af large subunit B isoform X4, producing MPDYEGNGGDDLENYGGSSPQPRINSHAGADDFSDSRSQQHSRDGDNRERGPSRSRDRDRERERGRDRDREGERSRDKDRDRERDRERDRDKDRDRHHRDRDRHRDRSERREREERTRDRDDDGDYHRSREYDRRRDFDRDREERQRHRSRSREGRSEHRSRSRSRSSSKSKRISGFDMAPPTNPLMTGATSLPAFTGQVTGAAPAVPGVFPNMFSLPTGQLGALPVMPVQAMTQQATRHARRVYVGGLPPTANEQSVATFFSHVMSAIGGNTAGPGDAVVNVYINHEKKFAFVEMRSVEEASNAMALDGIIFEGAPVKVRRPSDYNPSLAATLGPSQPNPNLNLAAVGLTPGSAGGLEGPDRIFVGGLPYYFTEGQIRELLESFGPLRGFDLVKDRETGNSKGYAFCVYQDLSVTDIACAALNGIKMGDKTLTVRRANQGVTQPKPEQESVLLHAQQQIALQKLMLQPGTLATKVLCLTQVVSADELRDDEDYADILEDMRLECGKFGTLVNLVIPRPSPTGDPTPGVGKVFLEYADVESANKARQGLHGRRFGGNQVVAVFYPENRFSQGDYDG
- the LOC113777572 gene encoding splicing factor U2af large subunit B isoform X1; protein product: MPDYEGNGGDDLENYGGSSPQPRINSHAGADDFSDSRSQQHSRDGDNRERGPSRSRDRDRERERGRDRDREGERSRDKDRDRERDRERDRDKDRDRHHRDRDRHRDRSERREREERTRDRDDDGDYHRSREYDRRRDFDRDREERQRHRSRSREGRSEHRSRSRSRSSSKSKRISGFDMAPPTNPLMTGATSLPAFTGQVTGAAPAVPGVFPNMFSLPTGQLGALPVMPVQAMTQQATRHARRVYVGGLPPTANEQSVATFFSHVMSAIGGNTAGPGDAVVNVYINHEKKFAFVEMRSVEEASNAMALDGIIFEGAPVKVRRPSDYNPSLAATLGPSQPNPNLNLAAVGLTPGSAGGLEGPDRIFVGGLPYYFTEGQIRELLESFGPLRGFDLVKDRETGNSKGYAFCVYQDLSVTDIACAALNGIKMGDKTLTVRRANQGVTQPKPEQESVLLHAQQQIALQCVSGTHLQKLMLQPGTLATKVLCLTQVVSADELRDDEDYADILEDMRLECGKFGTLVNLVIPRPSPTGDPTPGVGKVFLEYADVESANKARQGLHGRRFGGNQVVAVFYPENRFSQGDYDG
- the LOC113777572 gene encoding splicing factor U2af large subunit B isoform X3 translates to MPDYEGNGGDDLENYGGSSPQPRINSHAGADDFSDSRSQQHSRDGDNRERGPSRSRDRDRERERGRDRDREGERSRDKDRDRERDRERDRDKDRDRHHRDRDRHRDRSERREREERTRDRDDDGDYHRSREYDRRRDFDRDREERQRHRSRSREGRSEHRSRSRSRSSSKSKRISGFDMAPPTNPLMTGATSLPGQVTGAAPAVPGVFPNMFSLPTGQLGALPVMPVQAMTQQATRHARRVYVGGLPPTANEQSVATFFSHVMSAIGGNTAGPGDAVVNVYINHEKKFAFVEMRSVEEASNAMALDGIIFEGAPVKVRRPSDYNPSLAATLGPSQPNPNLNLAAVGLTPGSAGGLEGPDRIFVGGLPYYFTEGQIRELLESFGPLRGFDLVKDRETGNSKGYAFCVYQDLSVTDIACAALNGIKMGDKTLTVRRANQGVTQPKPEQESVLLHAQQQIALQCVSGTHLQKLMLQPGTLATKVLCLTQVVSADELRDDEDYADILEDMRLECGKFGTLVNLVIPRPSPTGDPTPGVGKVFLEYADVESANKARQGLHGRRFGGNQVVAVFYPENRFSQGDYDG
- the LOC113777572 gene encoding splicing factor U2af large subunit B isoform X6 → MPDYEGNGGDDLENYGGSSPQPRINSHAGADDFSDSRSQHSRDGDNRERGPSRSRDRDRERERGRDRDREGERSRDKDRDRERDRERDRDKDRDRHHRDRDRHRDRSERREREERTRDRDDDGDYHRSREYDRRRDFDRDREERQRHRSRSREGRSEHRSRSRSRSSSKSKRISGFDMAPPTNPLMTGATSLPGQVTGAAPAVPGVFPNMFSLPTGQLGALPVMPVQAMTQQATRHARRVYVGGLPPTANEQSVATFFSHVMSAIGGNTAGPGDAVVNVYINHEKKFAFVEMRSVEEASNAMALDGIIFEGAPVKVRRPSDYNPSLAATLGPSQPNPNLNLAAVGLTPGSAGGLEGPDRIFVGGLPYYFTEGQIRELLESFGPLRGFDLVKDRETGNSKGYAFCVYQDLSVTDIACAALNGIKMGDKTLTVRRANQGVTQPKPEQESVLLHAQQQIALQKLMLQPGTLATKVLCLTQVVSADELRDDEDYADILEDMRLECGKFGTLVNLVIPRPSPTGDPTPGVGKVFLEYADVESANKARQGLHGRRFGGNQVVAVFYPENRFSQGDYDG
- the LOC113777572 gene encoding splicing factor U2af large subunit B isoform X8, encoding MFSLPTGQLGALPVMPVQAMTQQATRHARRVYVGGLPPTANEQSVATFFSHVMSAIGGNTAGPGDAVVNVYINHEKKFAFVEMRSVEEASNAMALDGIIFEGAPVKVRRPSDYNPSLAATLGPSQPNPNLNLAAVGLTPGSAGGLEGPDRIFVGGLPYYFTEGQIRELLESFGPLRGFDLVKDRETGNSKGYAFCVYQDLSVTDIACAALNGIKMGDKTLTVRRANQGVTQPKPEQESVLLHAQQQIALQCVSGTHLQKLMLQPGTLATKVLCLTQVVSADELRDDEDYADILEDMRLECGKFGTLVNLVIPRPSPTGDPTPGVGKVFLEYADVESANKARQGLHGRRFGGNQVVAVFYPENRFSQGDYDG